Part of the Tindallia californiensis genome is shown below.
ATGTGGAGACTGTATAACGGCATGCCATGAAGGTGCTATTGAAATGATTGATGGGAAAGCCCGTCTCATTAGTGATGAATACTGTGATGGGCTGGGAGACTGTTTACCAGAGTGTCCTACAGGTGCCATCGAGATGATTCAGCGTGAGGCATTACCTTATGATGAAGAATTAGTAATGGCGAAAATAAAAGAACGCGAAAACTTTCAAAAGAATCAACAGGAGGAACCAATGCCATGTGGATGTCCTGGAACAATGGCAAGAGCTATTGACAGAGAAAAAAAGCCAACAGACAATCAAGAACATTTCTTAAGCCAGAATCAAAATAACAGCTCTGATCAGAGACCTTTATCCCGGCTGGCTCAATGGCCAGTTCAAATGAACTTGATCCATCCTGAGGCACCTTACCTGAAAAATGCTGATTTATTAATAGCAGCAGATTGCACAGCCTTTGCCTATGGTTGTTTTCATGACGATTTTATTAAAAATAGAATTACTCTAATAGGGTGTCCTAAATTAGATGATAATGAATATTATCAGAGTAAATTAACAGAAATCTTCAAGAAAAACCAGCCCAGAAGCATTACGGTGACAAGAATGCAGGTTCCTTGTTGTGCAGGTATTGTCAGTGCTGTTAGAAAAGCAATGTTAGAGGCAGAAATGATTGTTCCTTATCGGGAAGTAACTATTACAACAGACGGAAACATAATAGAATAAGCTTGCAGAAAAAAAGTTGTTGACAAAGAACAAAAGTCCCTGTATGATGGAACGAAATTAAATAATAGAGTCAATGAAAGAGAATAGTAAGCAAAGAAGGTTTAAGAGAGCTGACGGTTGGTGAAAGTCAGTACCGCAATCTGCTGAATCCACTCTGGAGATGGTAGCAAAACTACCCGGTGAGATATCGATATTAGCTTTATGAAGATGGTTTTATCTTGTAATCTATAAAAAGGAGATAAAACTCAACCAAGGTGGCACCGTGGGAGTATTTAGAACAGCTTTCGCCCTTGATATTAAATATCAGGGAGCAAAGCTGTTTTTTTATATAAAAATTCGAGGAGGAATCAAAATGAAAATCTTGGTAACAGAAAAGATATCTGAAAAAGGGTTAAAGGTACTTCAGGAATCGGGAGCAAAGGTAGATATAAAGATGAAGCCGCCTCGAGAGGAACTTTTATCGATCATAGCAGAATACGATGCTATGGTAGTGAGAAGCTATACAAAAGTAGACGAAGAACTATTTAGCTATGCCAAAAATCTAAAAGTAGTTGGCCGGGCGGGAAATGGTGTGGATAATATTCATATGCCTTCGGCTACAAAAAAAGGGGTGATTGTTGTTAACACTCCGGATGCAAATAGTGTATCAGCGGCAGAATTAACAGTAGGCCACATGTTGGCTATTAGTCGCAAAATTCCTCAGGCCCATCAAGCTATGAAAAAGCATCATTGGGATAATCATGGTTATATCGGGACAGAGTTATATAAGAAAAAGCTAGGTATTGTTGGGTTGGGAAGAATAGGAGCCCTAGTGGCAACGAGAATGCAGGCTTTTGAAATGGAAGTAAGTGCCTATGATCCTTATAT
Proteins encoded:
- a CDS encoding ATP-binding protein encodes the protein MKRKIIQINEELCNGCGDCITACHEGAIEMIDGKARLISDEYCDGLGDCLPECPTGAIEMIQREALPYDEELVMAKIKERENFQKNQQEEPMPCGCPGTMARAIDREKKPTDNQEHFLSQNQNNSSDQRPLSRLAQWPVQMNLIHPEAPYLKNADLLIAADCTAFAYGCFHDDFIKNRITLIGCPKLDDNEYYQSKLTEIFKKNQPRSITVTRMQVPCCAGIVSAVRKAMLEAEMIVPYREVTITTDGNIIE